GCGCGATGCCCAATGACGACCCCACCAACCTCGATCGCGACCGCTGGGCCGCCGCCGGCCTCGCCGCGCTGGAGCGCGCCGGCCTCGCCGCCGTCGCCGTCGAGCCGCTGGCCCGCGAGCTGGCGGTGACCAAGGGCTCGTTCTACTGGCACTTCAAGAACCGCGCGGAGCTGGTGCAGGCGACCGTCGAGCGCTGGGAGCGCATCCACGTGGACGGCCCGCTGGACCGCCTGGCCGAGGTCGACGACCCGCGCGAACGCCTGCTGAGGCTGCTCGCTGCGGCGTCCGGCAAGCCGCCGTCGATCTTCATCCGGATGCTCGACGCGACCGACGAGCCGGTCGTCGCCGCCGCCGTCCACCGCGCCGCCGCGATGCGCGTCGACTTCATGGCCAAGGCCTTTCGCGAGCTCGGCCTCCCGCCCGCCCGCGCGCGCCGCCAGGCGCTCCTGGCCTACTCGACCTACATCGGCCGCGCGCACCTCGCCCGCGACGCGCCCGACGTCCTCGGCGACCCGCAGCAGCTCGCCAAGCACATCGCCGAGCAGCTCCTCCCCTGAGGCGCGGCGCCGCAGCGCGCGCGAGTCCGGCACAATCCGCCGCTCATGTCGCAGGCCCAGCAGACCCTCGCCCAACGGTTGCTCGACGGTGACAAGCGCGCCCTGGCGCGCGCGATCACGCTCGTCGAGAGCGATGATCCGGCCGGCTGGGAGCTGGTCCGGGAGGTCTTCCCGCACACGGGCAGGGCGGCGATCGTCGGGCTGACGGGCGCGCCGGGCGCGGGCAAGTCGACGCTGATCGGCGCGCTGACCAAGCTGCGGCGCGAGCAGGAGCGCGACGTCGCGGTGCTGTCGATCGACCCGTCGTCGCCGTTCACCCAGGGCGCGCTGCTCGGCGACCGCATCCGGCTGACCGACCACTTCCTCGACCCGGGCGTCTTCATCCGCTCGATGGCCAACCGCGGCGCGCTCGGCGGCCTCAGCGAAGCCGCGCTGCAGGCCGCGCTGCTGATGGACGCCGCCGGCAAGGACGACGTGTTCCTGGAGACCGTCGGCGTCGGCCAGGCCGAGGTCGACATCATCGACCACGCCGACACGATCGTCCTCGTGCTGATGCCCGGCTCCGGCGACTCGATCCAGGCGCTGAAGGCCGGCGTGATGGAGATCCCGGACATCATCGTCGTCAACAAGGCCGACCACCCGCTGACCGACACGATGGTCCGCGAGATCCGCGGCGTCCTGTCGCTGGCGCCCCAGCGCGGCTGGCGCGTCCCGATCATCAAGACCCAGGCCCACAGGGGCGACGGCGTCGCCGAGCTGGTCGAGAAGCTCGACGAGCACCGCGCCTACATCGAGGCCGAGGGCACGCTCAGCGAGCGCCGCCGCCGCAACCTCCGCAGCGAGGTCGTCGGGATCTGCACCTACCGCCTGCGCCGCCGCCTGGAGGAGCAGCTCGACGAGGATCCGCACTTCGCCGAGCTGCTGGAGGAGGTCGTCGCCCGCAGGCTCGACCCCGCCACCGCCGCCTCGCGGATCCTGGAGCGCCTCGACGCCGCCGCGGCGTCGCGCACGGACGCCTAGCGCGCCTGGGCCACCGCGGACGCGACGACCGCGTCCTCCCAGGCCATCCCGGTGGACTTGAAGACGCGCGGCCGCGTGTAGTCGGGCGCGGCGTCCTCGGCCAGCGTGCTGACCTCGGTGACGCCCGCAAGCAGGACGTCGCCGGCCTCCCGGAACGCGGATGCGCGCGACTCCACGACGACCTGCGCGCGCCGCATCAACCCGGCGTCCAGCTCCGCGGCATCGGGCTCGTGCGACCCAATGGCTATGACAACCGCGCGGTCGCTCACCCGCGCGCCGTCGAACACCGGCGACCGCGCGGTGGTGGCACAGACGATGACGTCGGCGTCCTCGAGCGACGGCGCACCGGCGCGGCCGACCACGTCGACCTGCTCCAGGGACGGCAGGACCTCGCGCAGCGCGGCGACGTGCGCCGTGCCCTGCGGGCCGCGCCCGTAGACCACCAACCTGCGCGCGTCGGGCACCGCCAGTCGCCGCGCCGCCAGCGCGCTCACCGCCGCGGTCCGCAGGTTCGTCAGGGCAATGCCATCGACAACGGCGACCGGCGCCAGCGTGTCCGGGTCGAAGACGACGCACACGCCCTGGATCCGCGGATCCCCGCCGACGGTCACGAGCTTCACCGCGCCCGCGACCGACGGCATCACCAACAACTCGCCGCCACCGACCGGGACGCTGCTGCGCGGGACGTCGGCCTCCGGGTCGAACCCCCGCCGCAGCACGTCCTCCAGCGCCTCCACCGCCTTGGTGTAGGACAACTGCGCGACCGCTTCGGCGTCGAGGAACCGCATCCCCGCAGGCTACGTCGTCGCGGAGTGCGCGACCGGGACGCCGGTCTCCCACGGCAGGACGTGGCCGTGCTGGACGAGCTCGCCGTAGTACTTGGTGTCGAACTCCGGCGCCAGGGCGAGCTGCACCGGCCACGCCGCCGCCTGCTCCGGCGTCTGGGCCTCGCTCATGTCGGCGAACCACGGGCGCGAGGCGTCGGTGTCGATCAGGCCCGGGCACAGCGCGGCGATCAGCCGCCCGGACGCGAGGTCCTCGTCGCGGCGCGCGCGGGCCAGCGCCCGGACGGCGGCGACCTGCGCGACCTTCGAGGGGATGTTCAGCCAGCGGCCGAAGCCCTCCTGCTCGGCGCGGCCGGCGTGGACGGCGGCGCGCCAGTCGGCGACGAGCGCGTCGACCGCGTCGAGGTCGCCGCTGTCGGCGGCCGCGGCGAAGCGCGGGGCGACGGCCGGGTCGAGCTTGTCGAGCGTCCCCA
The sequence above is a segment of the Conexibacter woesei Iso977N genome. Coding sequences within it:
- a CDS encoding TetR/AcrR family transcriptional regulator; protein product: MPNDDPTNLDRDRWAAAGLAALERAGLAAVAVEPLARELAVTKGSFYWHFKNRAELVQATVERWERIHVDGPLDRLAEVDDPRERLLRLLAAASGKPPSIFIRMLDATDEPVVAAAVHRAAAMRVDFMAKAFRELGLPPARARRQALLAYSTYIGRAHLARDAPDVLGDPQQLAKHIAEQLLP
- the meaB gene encoding methylmalonyl Co-A mutase-associated GTPase MeaB, whose protein sequence is MSQAQQTLAQRLLDGDKRALARAITLVESDDPAGWELVREVFPHTGRAAIVGLTGAPGAGKSTLIGALTKLRREQERDVAVLSIDPSSPFTQGALLGDRIRLTDHFLDPGVFIRSMANRGALGGLSEAALQAALLMDAAGKDDVFLETVGVGQAEVDIIDHADTIVLVLMPGSGDSIQALKAGVMEIPDIIVVNKADHPLTDTMVREIRGVLSLAPQRGWRVPIIKTQAHRGDGVAELVEKLDEHRAYIEAEGTLSERRRRNLRSEVVGICTYRLRRRLEEQLDEDPHFAELLEEVVARRLDPATAASRILERLDAAAASRTDA
- a CDS encoding ornithine cyclodeaminase family protein translates to MRFLDAEAVAQLSYTKAVEALEDVLRRGFDPEADVPRSSVPVGGGELLVMPSVAGAVKLVTVGGDPRIQGVCVVFDPDTLAPVAVVDGIALTNLRTAAVSALAARRLAVPDARRLVVYGRGPQGTAHVAALREVLPSLEQVDVVGRAGAPSLEDADVIVCATTARSPVFDGARVSDRAVVIAIGSHEPDAAELDAGLMRRAQVVVESRASAFREAGDVLLAGVTEVSTLAEDAAPDYTRPRVFKSTGMAWEDAVVASAVAQAR
- a CDS encoding SDR family NAD(P)-dependent oxidoreductase, with amino-acid sequence MTAPRTALVTGANQGLGRALAAGLAAGLSAGDRVLLTGRDAGRVGDAAAQIAAQLPAGSAQVQPRVLDVRDPAAIAALAAELGTIDVLFSNATARMSPDADPADEVDAVAETSNLATTHVLRAFAPRLNPGGRLLIVASALGTLDKLDPAVAPRFAAAADSGDLDAVDALVADWRAAVHAGRAEQEGFGRWLNIPSKVAQVAAVRALARARRDEDLASGRLIAALCPGLIDTDASRPWFADMSEAQTPEQAAAWPVQLALAPEFDTKYYGELVQHGHVLPWETGVPVAHSATT